In Flavobacterium praedii, the DNA window CAAGCACAAAAAAAGAGCGAAATTAAAAAACCCGAATTTGGAACTATCTTGGACAGTTTGAAAGTAAAAGGAGCCATTTTAATTTATGATGTAAAAAACAACACTTACTATTCGAATGACTATGCTTGGGCAAAAACAGGAATAATTCCAGCCTCTACTTTTAAAATTCCAAATTCAATTATTGCTTTGGAAACTGGAGTAATAGCAAACGATTCGGTTATTTTTAAATGGGATGGAGAAAAACGCAATAATAAAAAATGGGAACAAGATTTGACTTTCAAACAAGCTTTTCAAGTTTCTTGCGTGCCTTGTTACCAAGAAATAGCTCGAAAAATTGGCGTTACGCGAATGAAAACCTATTTAAAAAAATTAAATTATTCTGGAATGGCTTTCGATACTCTGACTCTTGATAATTTTTGGTTACAAGGAAAATCAAAGTTCTCACAAATGCAGCAAATTGATTTTTTAGAAAGCTTGTATTTTTCAAAATTACCCATTTCAAAACGAACTGAAAATATCATGAAAAACATTATGTTAATAGAAAAAACCGAAAGTTATACTTTAAGGGGAAAAACGGGTTGGGGTATGCGAGGTGAATTGGATAATGGCTGGTTTGTGGGTTATTTAGAAACCCAAAATACAGTATACTTTTTTGCTACAAATGTCGAAATGAAAAATGCAACTATGGAAAGTTTCCCTGCTATTCGAATGAATGCAACCAAAGAAGCATTTAGGAAAATGAAGTTGATGAATTAAGAGTCAATAAAATTTAAACTACAGAATAATACCTAAAATTTTAAATTTAGGTTTCTCATTATTTATTATTTCTATCAAAAAAAACTGTTTTATGAACTACTTTTTAAAATAAATCCTTTTAGGCTAGAAATCTTGGAATAATTATAAGAACTTTGCACGCTTTTTGTGAAAAACAATCCAAGAGTCCATTAGAAATTATAAAATGATCATCAACTGATGAAGAAGAAAGTAGAAATATTAGCGCCTGCAAAAGATTTAATTCACGGTATAGCTGCAATCAACAGTGGTGCTGACGCCGTATATGTTGGTGCTCCGCAATTTGGAGCACGTTCCAATGCCACCAACTCTATTGAAGATGTTGCTACCTTGGTGCAATATGCCCATTTATACAATGTTCCCGTTTTTGTGGTTTTGAATACCATTCTTTACGATAACGAATTGGAGACCTGTCGTCAGCTAATTTGGAAATTATATGACATTGGTGTTGACGCGCTTATCATTCAGGATATGGCCATTATGGAAATGGACTTGCCTCCTATCATCTTGCACGCCAGTACACAAGCCAACAACAGAGATGCCGACAAAATGAAATTCTTGGCCGATGCCGGAATCAAACGTGTGGTTTTGGCTCGTGAATTGAACTTACACCAAATCAAAGAAATCAGTACTACAACTGATGTCGAACTGGAATTTTTCGTGACAGGTGCTTTGTGCGTTTCTTTCAGCGGGAATTGTTATATGAGTGTTGCTAATGGAGAACGTAGCGCCAATCGAGGTTCTTGCGCTCAAAACTGCCGTTTA includes these proteins:
- the blaOXA gene encoding class D beta-lactamase, with translation MKKIAILLNIFLLVNISVQAQKKSEIKKPEFGTILDSLKVKGAILIYDVKNNTYYSNDYAWAKTGIIPASTFKIPNSIIALETGVIANDSVIFKWDGEKRNNKKWEQDLTFKQAFQVSCVPCYQEIARKIGVTRMKTYLKKLNYSGMAFDTLTLDNFWLQGKSKFSQMQQIDFLESLYFSKLPISKRTENIMKNIMLIEKTESYTLRGKTGWGMRGELDNGWFVGYLETQNTVYFFATNVEMKNATMESFPAIRMNATKEAFRKMKLMN